The genomic window TGGTATTTTAGTATTACCAGAATTATTTACTTTAGTAAAAATTTGAGGAGGAATACAGATTATGAAATCAAAAAGATTCGAAGTCTTAAGAAACAGACCGGTAAATCAGGATGGTTTTGTCGCTGAATGGCCTGAAGTAGGATTTATTGCCATGAACGGCCCTAATGACCCTAAACCGGGTGTGAAAGTAGTAAACGGCGAAATAGTGGAATTGGATGGAAAAAAGAAAGAAGAATTTGATTCTATAGATATGTTTATAGCAAAATACTCAATTAATATAGAAAAAGCGGAAGAAGTAATGAAAATGGATTCACAGAAACTGGCAAACATGCTCTGTGACCCTAATGTTCCGCGTACAAAGCTCATAGAGATAACTACGGCAATGACTCCGGGGAAGATAGTGGAAGTCCTGGGATATATGAATGTACTGGAAATGATGATGTCACTCCAGAAAATGCGTGCCAGAAAAACTCCGGCAAATCAGTGCCACGTAACTAGTGTAAAGGATAATCCTGTTCAGATAGCAGCGGAAGCAGCAGAGGCGGCAGTAAGAGGTTTTGCTGAGGAAGAGACAACAGTAGGGATAGCGAGATATGCTCCTTTTAATGCGTTGTCTTTACTTATAGGCTCACAGGTGGGCAGGGGAGGAATTCTTACACAGTGTGCCCTTGAAGAAGCAACAGAACTTCTTTTGGGAATGAGAGGACTTACTTCATATGCGGAAACAATTTCTGTTTACGGAACAGAGGACGTTTTTACAGACGGAGACGACACTCCGTGGTCAAAATCGTTTTTAGCGTCTGCATATGCATCAAGAGGATTAAAAATGAGATTTACGTCTGGGACAGGTTCAGAGGTTCAGATGGGATATGCTGAAGGAAAGTCAATGCTTTACCTTGAGGCACGATGTATATATATTACAAAAGGTGCAGGAGTACAAGGACTGCAGAATGGTTCCATAAGTTGTATAGGAATACCGGGAGCAGTACCTTCGGGAATACGTGCCGTACTTGCTGAAAATCTGATAACTACAATGCTTGATCTGGAAGTAGCTTCTGGAAATGATCAGACTTTTTCACATTCTGACATAAGAAGAACAGCAAGAATGTTGATGCAGATGGTGCCGGGGACAGACTTTATATTTTCAGGCTATAGTGCAACACCTAATTATGATAATATGTTTGCCGGATCAAACTTTGATGCGGAAGATTTTGATGACTATAATATTATACAGAGAGATTTGAAAGTAGACGGAGGTCTGCGTCCGGTAGTAGAGGACGAAATCGTGGCAATCAGGAATAAAGCTGCAAGAGTGCTTCAGGCAGTGTTTAGAGAACTGGGACTTCCAGAGATTACAGATGAAGAGGTAACAGCAGCGACTTATGCACATGGAAGTAAGGATATGCCTGATAGAAACGTGGTAGAGGATTTGAAGGCAGCAGGTGAAATGCTGACAAGAGGTATAACCGGAGTGGATGTGGTAAAAGCTCTTTATAAAAACGGATATCTGGATGTGGCACAGAATGTATTGAATATGCTGAAACAGAGAGTTTCCGGAGATTATCTTCATACATCGGCTATTATAAACAAAGATTTTGAAGTGATAAGTGCCGTAAATGATCTGAATGACTATTCAGGGCCGGGAACAGGATACAGAATAAGCGAAGAGCGTTGGAACGAGATAAAAGATATTCCAAATGCCATAAAACCTGATTCAATATAATCCACGAAGGAGGAAATGTATGAATATTGATGAAAAACAGTTAAAAGATATAATTGCCGGTGTGATAAAAGAGATTCAGAATGAAAAAGAAAACTGCGGATGCAATACTGAGAGAAAAAGCAGTTTCGGGCAAAATACCGGTATTAACGATAATAAATTAAAGCTGAGAGAAAACGGACAGGCTAGACAGGGGACAAGATCAGACGAGGTGGTAATAGGAGTGGCTCCTGCCTTTGGGCTGTCACAGACTGAAACAATTATGCATGTCCCGCTTTATAAGGTATTAAGAGAGATAATAGCAGGAATAGAGGAAGAAGGGCTAAAGGCAAGAATAATAAGAGTTACACGAACATCTGACATTTGTTTTATTGCACATGATGCAGCAAAACTCAGCGGTTCGAAAATAGGTGTCGGTATACAGTCAAAAGGAACAGTGGTAATACATCAGGCTGATCTTATGCCCCTTAGTAACCTTGAGCTTTTTCCGCAGTGCCCTCTTTTGGATTTGGACACATACAGAGCAATAGGGAAAAATGCTGCAAAATATGCAAAGGGTGAGACGCCTAATCCTGTTCCAGTGCGTAATGACCAGATGGTAAGACCTAAATACCAAGCCTTAGCGGCTATATTGCATATAAAAGAAACAGAGCATGTCGTTCCGCTTTCTAAGCCTGTGGAACTGGAAGCTATATTTTCTTGATGGAGGATAGTTTATGGATGAAGTAATGATAAAAAATATGGTAAAAGAAATATTGAATAATATAGAAAAATATGACAGCAGTAAAAAAGACTGTACAGACAAAAACGGTAAAATAGGAGCAT from Sebaldella sp. S0638 includes these protein-coding regions:
- a CDS encoding propanediol/glycerol family dehydratase large subunit: MKSKRFEVLRNRPVNQDGFVAEWPEVGFIAMNGPNDPKPGVKVVNGEIVELDGKKKEEFDSIDMFIAKYSINIEKAEEVMKMDSQKLANMLCDPNVPRTKLIEITTAMTPGKIVEVLGYMNVLEMMMSLQKMRARKTPANQCHVTSVKDNPVQIAAEAAEAAVRGFAEEETTVGIARYAPFNALSLLIGSQVGRGGILTQCALEEATELLLGMRGLTSYAETISVYGTEDVFTDGDDTPWSKSFLASAYASRGLKMRFTSGTGSEVQMGYAEGKSMLYLEARCIYITKGAGVQGLQNGSISCIGIPGAVPSGIRAVLAENLITTMLDLEVASGNDQTFSHSDIRRTARMLMQMVPGTDFIFSGYSATPNYDNMFAGSNFDAEDFDDYNIIQRDLKVDGGLRPVVEDEIVAIRNKAARVLQAVFRELGLPEITDEEVTAATYAHGSKDMPDRNVVEDLKAAGEMLTRGITGVDVVKALYKNGYLDVAQNVLNMLKQRVSGDYLHTSAIINKDFEVISAVNDLNDYSGPGTGYRISEERWNEIKDIPNAIKPDSI
- a CDS encoding propanediol/glycerol family dehydratase medium subunit yields the protein MNIDEKQLKDIIAGVIKEIQNEKENCGCNTERKSSFGQNTGINDNKLKLRENGQARQGTRSDEVVIGVAPAFGLSQTETIMHVPLYKVLREIIAGIEEEGLKARIIRVTRTSDICFIAHDAAKLSGSKIGVGIQSKGTVVIHQADLMPLSNLELFPQCPLLDLDTYRAIGKNAAKYAKGETPNPVPVRNDQMVRPKYQALAAILHIKETEHVVPLSKPVELEAIFS